In Stigmatella aurantiaca, one DNA window encodes the following:
- the asd gene encoding archaetidylserine decarboxylase (Phosphatidylserine decarboxylase is synthesized as a single chain precursor. Generation of the pyruvoyl active site from a Ser is coupled to cleavage of a Gly-Ser bond between the larger (beta) and smaller (alpha chains). It is an integral membrane protein.) — translation MNEQHFMKLMHLLPKSALSAAVGLATRLPAPAPVHRAAMKAFAKAYNVDMEEAEHSFERYSTFAEFFTRGLKPGLRPVDSGEKVVVSPVDARVSQVGYSDHGRCLQAKGIEYTVDELLGDKAAAAPFHGGAWTTLYLSPRDYHRIHAPLGGTITGYAYIPGEFWPVNPASVKNKQSLFCVNERLVTYLDTVAGKCAVVKVGATCVSRIKAAYDEVLTHTGKPGKVHRYGAALPVEKGGELGRFEMGSTVILLFEPKRVKWDDSLQPETVVRLGKRIGEIV, via the coding sequence ATGAATGAACAGCACTTCATGAAGTTGATGCACCTGTTGCCCAAGTCCGCCCTCTCCGCGGCGGTGGGGCTGGCCACGCGCCTGCCCGCGCCCGCGCCGGTGCACCGGGCGGCGATGAAGGCCTTCGCCAAGGCGTACAACGTGGACATGGAGGAGGCGGAGCACTCGTTCGAGCGCTACTCCACCTTCGCGGAGTTCTTCACCCGGGGGCTCAAGCCGGGCCTGCGGCCGGTGGACAGCGGGGAGAAGGTGGTGGTCTCCCCGGTGGACGCGCGCGTGTCCCAGGTGGGCTACTCGGACCACGGGCGGTGCCTGCAGGCCAAGGGCATCGAGTACACGGTGGACGAGCTGCTCGGGGACAAGGCGGCCGCCGCGCCGTTCCATGGCGGGGCCTGGACGACGCTCTACCTGTCGCCCCGGGACTACCACCGCATCCACGCGCCGCTGGGCGGCACCATCACCGGCTACGCGTACATCCCGGGCGAGTTCTGGCCGGTCAACCCCGCGTCGGTGAAGAACAAGCAGTCGCTGTTCTGCGTGAACGAGCGGCTCGTCACCTACCTGGACACCGTGGCCGGCAAGTGCGCGGTGGTGAAGGTGGGCGCCACGTGCGTGTCGCGCATCAAGGCCGCCTATGACGAGGTGCTCACGCACACCGGCAAGCCGGGCAAGGTGCACCGCTATGGCGCCGCCCTGCCGGTGGAGAAGGGCGGGGAGCTGGGCCGCTTCGAGATGGGCTCCACCGTCATCCTGCTGTTCGAGCCCAAGCGGGTGAAGTGGGACGACAGCCTTCAGCCCGAGACGGTGGTCCGTCTGGGCAAGCGCATCGGGGAGATCGTGTGA